One stretch of Pelmatolapia mariae isolate MD_Pm_ZW linkage group LG3_W, Pm_UMD_F_2, whole genome shotgun sequence DNA includes these proteins:
- the LOC134624483 gene encoding ankyrin repeat domain-containing protein 46, translating to MSYVFINDSSQTSVPLLQSCIDGDLPFAKRLLETGCDPNIRDNRGRTGLHLAAARGNVEICRLLHKFGADLLATDYQGNTALHLCGHVDTIQFLVSNGLKIDICNHNGSTPLVLAKRRGVNKDAIRLLEGLEEQEVKGFNRGAHSKLETMQMADSESAMESHSLLNPNLQSTEGVLSSFRTTWQEFVEDLGFWRVLLLLVVIALLSLGIAYYVSGVLPFSTSQLELVH from the exons ATGTCCTATGTCTTCATCAACGACTCGTCGCAGACCAGCGTGCCTCTGCTGCAGTCGTGCATCGATGGAGACCTGCCCTTCGCCAAGAGGCTGCTAGAGACCGGATGCGACCCCAACATCCGCGACAACCGGGGCCGCACTGGCCTCCACCTAGCCGCCGCCAGAGGGAACGTGGAAATATGCCGCCTTTTGCACAAGTTCGGGGCTGATCTGCTGGCGACGGATTATCAGGGAAATACGGCGCTGCACCTGTGCGGCCACGTGGATACGATACAGTTCCTGGTGTCCAACGGGCTGAAGATCGACATCTG TAACCACAACGGATCGACTCCTCTGGTGCTGGCGAAGAGGCGCGGAGTCAACAAGGATGCTATTCGTCTGCTGGAGGGGCTGGAGGAGCAGGAGGTGAAAGGCTTCAACAGAGGAGCCCACTCCAAACTGGAGACCATGCAGATGGCTGACAGTGAGAG tgCGATGGAGAGCCACTCCTTACTGAACCCGAACCTGCAGAGCACCGAGGGCGTCCTGTCCAGCTTCAGGACCACCTGGCAGGAGTTTGTGGAGGACCTGGGCTTCTGGAGggtcctgctgctgctggtggtcaTCGCCCTCCTCTCCCTGGGCATCGCCTACTACGTCAGTGGGGTCCTGCCTTTCTCCACCAGCCAGCTGGAGTTGGTGCACTGA